AAATTCGAGAAACGGGTCTTCGGCATACTGCGCCCCGCGATGGCTCACGATGTAACCGGTTGACTTGGTTTCGCATTTGGTGAGCGGCTTCCGTTCGGCGCCCGCTGCCTTTGCGGAAAAACGGACATCCCAAATGTCTCCCAGCTTAATACGCGCCTCCAAATCGCCGGAAGCAAACACCGCCTCGTTCTCCGCAACGCTAACTTCGCCTTTGAAGGAGCCGTCATCGGAAAGTTCGAAATGCGGCCCACTGTCAAGGTGTCCGCCAAAATGGGTGATGCGCACCCGTATCACGTTTTTTGCCGGGGAAGAGTACCGCACCGTAAGCTCCGGGCGGTTGAGCACATCAAAGCGCTCCCGTATTGCTTTATCAGGCGCGTGGATAACAAGTGCGCCGTCCTGTTTTTCAGCATCAATAGCCGTAGCCGCATAATGCGCCTCAATGCCTTCCTTAAGTAACCAGTACCCATTCGTAAATTTCATACTAACCTTCCTTACTTAATATTTAATACAATATCTTTTCATTTGTTCGATTTTCTGTAAGGGTTCCGCCGGACACTGCCGGGGGGATTCAAAATAGTGAAGGGCATCAAGAAGCTGCCCATCGTTCCTAAAGGACGCTATCGGGACAGCCGGAAATGGCTGCATGTCAAAATAGGCGTAACTCAAATCGGTGATGGTCATTCCGGTGGAGCGGGACACACCGATGAGGGTCTCGTATATACGCCGGTTTTCGGGGCAATCGTATACCGCGGCTGTACCGGACAAAAGGCCGGCGTTTTTTTCGAGCCGGGTAAAATATCCGTTTGCAAAGGAGGTGAAAGCCATCGCGCCCAGCCCGGTTTCTTTGTGATACGCGTAGGCGCCGGCGTCCATGCAGACCGTGGTTTTGTCGGGTATCTTATCCCATTGAATGTCGGCAAGGCTCCACATCAGCTGATTACACACGAAGCCGCTGCTGCCCTTTTTCGCGGCATAGGCGGCGGCTTCCTTTATTCTGGACAGGGTCCAGTTGGAACAGCCGTAAAAACGGATCTTCCCTTTTTTTATTTGCAGGTCAAGAAAGTCGATGATTTCTTCCACAGGACGTTTTGTGTCATCCCGGTGTAAAAAATACAGGTCAATATATTCTGTTTGCAGTTTTTCGAGGCTCCCATTGAGGTCGTTTTCGATCTCCCTATTGCCCAGACGCGGATCACCGAGCCCTGCGCCGCAGAACTCAGGATGCGCTCCCTTTGTCGAAAGGATAAGCGCTTCTCTGTTTTTCTTTTCTTTCATCCATGCACCGATTATACGTTCACTGCGGGATTTTTCGCCGGGAACCCAATCGCTGTATACATGGGCGGTATCAATAAAATTACCGCCGCGCTCAAAAAACAGGTCAAGCTGCAGCTTCCCGTCTGCCTCAGCAAGCTGCGCCCCCAACTGGGCCGTCCCAATGCAGAGCCGTGATACGTTTAAATTTGTATTACCCAGTGTGATGTACTTCATATAAAAAAATGAAGAAGCGCTTATTTATACGCAATTATAACTAAGCGCTTCCTGAAATTTTACCGCTTAGTGAATACTTATCCACTGCCGCTCAATAGCCGCGCAGGTTTGGTCTTTTGTCGCGCTGCCGCCGACATAGGCTTGCATCAGCTCACCGAAAACCTGGTGAAAGGCGTCCGTCGAATAGATGATGGACAGCGGCGCGCTGCCTTCCTGGGCCACATGGGCCGCGCCCTGTTTGGGCACCTCAAGGTTCGGGACGACACCGGCGCTAATCGGCGGGACAACCTTCGCTACATTGGCGAACCAGCCCTTTCCATAATCTGAAGTATACCACCAGTTAACGAAGTCAAGCAATTCTTTTTGATGCTTCGATTTGTTGCTCACCCGCATTGCCTGGTCGGCGCCGGTCACTACCTTGCAGTCCGCCGGATTATTTGAAATAGGGTACCCATCAAAACCGATTTTCAGGTTAGGATTGATTTTGAGCACATCTTCCTCTATCCAGGCGCCCTGCCCAACGGTCATCGCGGCCTGCCCATTGCCAAAAGCGGCAACTTCGCGGTCAAGGGTTGTCTCAAGCAGTTTGTCATCCCCATATTTTTTGACAAGATCAACAAAACGGAAGAAATCGTTGTACAACCGGGGATAATCGGAAACCTTCGCCTGCCCGTTTTCAAATTTCTTGGTAAGGGCTATCGGGTCATTGGTAGCGGTACCGAAAAAGTTCATCGCGGCATGTTTCCAAACCCACCATTCACCGAAGCCGGATGTAAAGGGCTTAATGCCCAGGGCGGCAATTTTTTCACAGGCGGCTTCCAATGCGTCGAGGGTCTGCGGAAATTCTGCTATCCCCGCCTTCGCAAAAATATCCTTATTATAGAGGATACCAAAGAAATTACCCTTGATAGCAAACCCGTAGGGCCCCGCGCCGGTGTCCATCGACTTAAAGCCGTCGGCTACCGCCGGAATCATCGCTTTGGCGATAGGCTGGTCGGCGAGGTTGAGGCTGTATTCCGTATACAGGTCAATTTCCGCACCGGCGGTGCTGGTAAAAATATCGGGCAAATCGCCGGAATTGAGTTTCGTCTTGAGCAACGCCGGGTAATCCGCCTGGGTCGTTTCGTAGTTGATCGTCACGTCCGGCACAACCTTTTTGTACTCGGTAATCAACGCACGAATCGAATCGGCATATTCGGGCTGGGAAATGAACACATACAGTTCGGTTCCCGAAGCCCCTTCTTTGCCGCCCCCGGCAAACACCGCGCCTGTCAGGGCAATCCCCAACGCCAACACCAGTAAACACTTCTTCATAAATATTCCTCCAAAAAAATAGTTATCTTAACGGGTATAAACCCGTAAAAATACTCACCCTTTTACCGCACCCGCAACAACCCCTGCGATAATATTTCGTTGAAACGCGATAAAGAAAATTATCGATGGCAGCACCGTAAGCACCATTGCGGTCATCGCGTAGTGCCACTGTGTGTTGAATTGCCCTACAAAGGTGTATGCCGCCAGTACCAGTGTCTTTGTCTCATTGCTCCGGTTTACCATTAACAGGGGCAGCAGAAAATCATTCCAAATCCACATTACATCAAGCACAATCACCGTTGCCGTTACCGATTGGAGCAGCGGGAAAATAATGCTGGCATAGGTGCGGAATGTCCCCGCCCCGTCCATGTACGAACTTTCGTCGAGTTCCCGCGGAATTGTTGACATAAAATTAAAATAGATAAACGCCGCCATGGGAATACCAAAACCCCAGTACTGAATTCCGAGCCCCAGCTTATTGCCGGCAAGCCCCAGGGTCGTCATCGTTTTGAGCAGGGTAATCATAATCGTCTGAAACGGAATCAGCATGGGAATGATGATAAACAGGTAGGCGAACGCGGTGAACTTGTTTTTCCGCCGTTGTAAAACGTAGGCGGCAAGGGAAGAAAAAAACACGATGCCAACGATACCTACTACCGTGATGAATACCGTATTGAAAAACAGTTTTATGTAGCTCATCTTGGTGATGACGAAGGCGTAGTTTTCCGGCGCCCACACCTTCGGCAGCGAAATGGCGCTTGACACCACTTCCCCGAAGGGTTTTAGCGAGTTTATCAGCATCAAAAAAACCGGATAGATATACATAATTGCGATGACGGTAACCACCGCTGCTAAGACAGCTGTCGATGCTTTTTGTTTTTGTTTCAATGTCATCGTATCCCCCTATTCCCTAATTTTCCGATTTAAACACGCGCATCACCACCTGTGTCAAAATCAATACAATAATAAAAAATACAAGGCTTTCCGCTGACCCCAAACCGTAGCGGTTGTTTTGGAATGCGTCGCGGTAAATTCCCAGGGTGACCGAATAGGTGCTGCCCGCAGGCCCTCCCCGTGTCAGTGCAAGAATGATATCGAACACCTTCAGTGAATTGGTCAACGACATAAACATACAGGTCGAGATTGACGGGGCCAACAGCGGCAGTATGACTGAGCGAAGGCGTAAAAAGCCCGAAGCGCCGTCAACGACTGACGCCTCGATAATGTCCTGGGGTATTGCCTCAAGGCCGGCAATGTAGAGCACGATATAGAATCCGAGGGACTGCCAGACACCGACAATGGTAACGGAAACGAAGGCAAGGTTTGGCGTTCCAAGCCAACTCCATCTGAAGATGCCGAGATTCGTGTTGGCGAGCAGCGTGTCGAAGCCCGAGGAAAAAATAAAACGCCAGATAAAACCGACTATGGTCATGCTCATTATATACGGAATAAAGAAGAGGCCGCGCAGCGTATTTGCAAGGCGGAATTTTTTTACGAGGGCGATTGCCAATGCAAGGGCCGCTATATTCGTAAACAGCATAAAAAGAACCGTATATTTGAAGGTAAAAAGCAAGGTCCGCAGAAAATCCGCACCGCCGGTAAAAATCGCTTTGAAATTCGCCAATCCGATAAATTTAGGCGCCCGGGCGATACCGTTCCATTCGGTAAAGGAATAATAGCCGGAAAGTACAAAAGGGATGTATATCATCACTCCCACAAACAGCAGTGCCGGTAAGGGATAAAAAACCGATTCCAACAACTCAACTTTCTGTTTTTTCATTTTGGCGCCAATTCCTCCCGGGTATATGGAAATGCGTGTACGTACACATTGTAACACGTTTTTTTTTCACTGTCAAGGATTTTTTCATCCCGTTTTTTCCACTAAAAATAGCTCCGCAAAATAATCCCCCTTTTTGGGCCTATTATTATGGGCGCTCTCCAGAAAAAGCCCTGCCTGCATAAGTTCGTCCCCTCCCCGTTCCCCGCAGTTACGATTTCGGTCATCTTCGGAAAAGCCCCCCTCCTCCCAAACCGTAACCCGGTAATCCGCGTCTCCTTCCAGCCCCGCAAGTTTAAGCCGGAACGGCCGCTGGTTGGGGTTGGCGAGTATCCGGTAAAAGCCCACGATTGCCTCTTCCTTGTCCTCCGATACCACCATCCAGGAGGCATAGCGGCCGCTCAGGGGACTGAGTAATCTGAAAAACCGGCCGTATTGGAAGGTTCTCCGGTGGGCTTTGTAAAAGGCTATCTGTCTTTTTACCGCCTCCCGTTCTTCGCCGCTGAACGCGGCCGGATCAAGCTCGTAACCAAGGCAGCCGAAGAAGGACACCATGGCCCGAAAGGACAATGGGGTCAAGCGCCCGGTCTGATGGTTGGGGATTGCCGAAACATGGGCGCCCATGGAACTAAGGGGATAGATAAGGCTGGCCCCTTCCTGAATAGCGAGACGTTCCACCGCATCGGTGTCATCACTTAGCCAGGCCTGGGGAGCAAAGCCCAGGAGGCCCGGATCGAAACGGGATCCGCCTGAGGCGCAGGATTCAAAAAGAATTTCCGGGAAGGCGCGGGTAAGGCGGGCGTAGAGATCGTAAAGTCCCAATACATAGCGGTGAAAAAATTCCCCCTGCCGTTCCGGAGGCAAAGTAATACTGTACGGTTCGGTGATATACCGGTTCATATCCCATTTGACATAGGAAACCGGCGCGCTTTTAATAACCCCCGAAAGAACGTTAAACAGATACTCAATTATTTCGGGCCTGCCCATATCCAACGCGTATTGATACCGGGACTCCGTCCGCGGGCGGGCGGGCACATGGACCGCCCAGTCCGGATGGGCGCGGAACAAATCGCTGTCGGGGCTTACCATTTCCGGCTCTATCCAGAGGCCGAACTTGATCCCCAGGGCGCACACTTTTTCTGCCAGCCCTGTGACCCCCCCAGGAAGCTTTCCCGCATGGGGAACCCAATCCCCCAGGCTGGAATGATCGTCATCCCGCTTGCCGAACCAGCCGTCATCCAGGACGAAAAGTTCCGCCCCCAGGTCACGGGCAGCGGCGGCCATTTCCAGTATTTTCTCTTCAGTAAAGTTGAAGTAGGTCCCTTCCCAGTTGTTGAGCAGCACCGGCCGTTCCGCATCCCGCCATGCGCCACGGGCAAGGCGGTTCCGGTAGAGTTCGTGGTATTGCCGGGAACAATTTCCCAGCCCGGTTCCCGACCAGGCCAGCACCGCTTCGGGGGTATCAAACATGGCGCCCCCCGCAAGCTCCCAGGAAAAGGTATGGGGGTTAATCCCTATCCGCAGCCGGGCAATGCCCCACTGATCCACCTCCACATCCGCCGTAAAGTTCCCCGAATAGAGGAGGCTGACCCCCAGGACTTCCCCTTCACGTTCCGTGGCTGCGGGCCGCCGCAGTATTAGTGCGGGGTTTGTCTGTGCGCCGGAAACTCCCCGGCTGCTCTGTATGCCCTGGAACCCGGTCCGCAGCGGGGCATCCCCCGTCTCAAATTCCCGGGCCCATGATCCGGTCAGGGTGATAAGGTTCCAGCGGCTGTCCGGCAAATCCAGGGAAAGGCTCATGGCATGTGTCAGGACGATTTTCCCGCTCCCTTCGTTAATAAAACGAACATGCCGGGCCAGACAATTATACTGCGCAAATATCGTATAGAACAAAATGATCCGCAATCCCGAAGCCGCATCCCGCAAGTCCAGTTCCAGGGTCTCCGCCTCGTCATCCTTTTCCGTGTAGGTTGCAGGCAGTCCCGGCGTTTCCGCCTTCCCCGCATATATCCGGTGGGCTTCATAGCGGGGTTCAACCACGGATGACCCATCCGCAAAGCGAACCGCAAAGGCGGGCCGGCGAAAGTCTCCGTTTCCATAGGCGGGATATTCAAAGCGGACAGCAGCCCGATCATCCCGGTTGGAAAAACCCGCAAAGGGAATAGGATCAAGCAAAGGATATGCCCTGCCTGCCCCCAGCGCCGCGCCGGTATAGACCTGGCCAATAGAGCCGTTTTCCAAAATCTTGATAATATAACTAAAACTGCCGTTAGTCAGATGAAACTGATTCGCCGCATAATCAAATGAAATAGACATACCCTCTCCTGTTGCCCATGAACTACTTTTACTCCCAAGCTATTAGAGAAATCTTTATATTGATATACATCGGGCACTTCACTCAGTTCAGCTTGCATTCTCTTGGAAAACAAATTCGTAATCGGTATCCTATTCTCCCCCCTCCTCCGATGTTACTCCACTTGATTCTCCTCCAAAAAGCAATGCCTTAAGAAATACATCATTAACTAATTTCTCTTTATCCTTTTGATCCGTTATTGTGATTACATGAGACAATCCAACAGCCTTCAGTTTTTTTGATGCTGCAATCAAATCGTGTTTTTCTTTATCGGTCATCCCTTCTTCTCCACCAGTTCGCGGCTTATTTTCCCGGCTTGGATCCAATCAGGGTAAAGGTCAGCCCGCATTGATACCGTTCCCCGCTTTCCGGGTTGGTCACCTTGTCGGAGCCATAGAAGCCGACGGATCCGGAGGAAAAGTCCTTGGGCTGGGCTATGGTTGTGGTCCATTCTTTGCCTTCACTGTCCTTTATGGTGATTTGAAGGAATCTTGGGGCTTTGGGATCTCTTTTGGCTGGTTCAGGCATGGTTAGCCTCCTTTTTGGGTGTTCAATTTTCCATATAATGCCATAGGATACATTGTTTCTCAATATAAGGGTAGTCAAAATCCGTTCTTTGCTAGGGGTTTCTTCGGAAGGAGCTTAAAATGTGAGGGTAAGAGCGATAGAACGGGGGATTGGGAGGGGGGCATTACGGCAGGGTTTGACAACTACCCCACGATGGTGGTTCCGGGAATGGGGATTCGGGGTTCCGTCGCAAACATCCTGTTTGCGACGGAACCCCGCCTACGTCCCCTGTCGGCGCCATCCATGGCGCCTTTTCCTCCCTCTCGAAGCCGCTTACGCGGCATCTAATGAGGCGGGAGTTCCGCTTCGAATCCCCACGGTATTTGCTGAAGAATAACTTTTTCGGAGAGGGGGGATTCGGTCTCCAGTCGCGGACATCCTGTCCGCTCCTTACGACCGCCTACGTCCCCTGACGGCGCCATCCATGGCGCCTTTTCCTCCCTCCGGTCGGCGGGGACTCCGGTTCGAATCCCCACTTTATTGGTTGAAGATTTATTATTCGGAGAGGGGGGATTCGAACCCCCGACAGCCAGTTCCCAAAACTGGCGGCTTAACCACTAGCCAACCCTCCGTAAAGCATTACTATACGGGAAATGGGGGGTGGTGGTCAATTCCGTAGTTTCAAACGATATTCAGGCGGTTTCCTTGATTTTAGGCTGTTGATGAGCTATTTTATAGATATTATGAAAGAAAAAACAAATTTTCGAAAAATAACCATAAAACGGCGGTTTCTCATATTTTCCATTGGGCTTTTTCTGCTTATTGCGGTGGGTGGGACCGGGGCATTCTATCTGGCAATGCGGCAGAGTATCCGATCAAATGTGAACCAGGAACTGACCCGGCTCCTGGAAACCAAGCGGCTCGGTCTTGAGGCATCGATTGATAATGAGTTGGCCATTGCCCTTAAATTGACGGATTCTCCCTTGATAACCCGGTTTTTTCTTGACCCCTATGACCCGGTGTTGGAGGCCTTGGCCTTTGAAGAGCTTGCGGGGTACCGTCGGGCCTTTGAGAGCGGTAATATCTTCTGGATTAACGATACGGATAAAAAGTACTACCTTGGGGGCGATACCGCCGAGTACGTGCTGAACCCCGATGATCCCTATGCGGCATGGTATATGCCGACCCTGAATATGCCCACCGACTATGAATTCTTTGTTGATTATGAGAAGGCCCTGCAAAAGAGCGTCCTCTGGGTCAACGCGACGGTTCGCTCCCAGGGGAAACCTATTGGCATAGCAGGGACGGGTATCGAAATAGGGGACTTCATCAATTCAATCTATGCGGACCTTGCCCCGGGGGTAAACCTTTACCTCTTTAACGATGGCTTGGAAATTACCGGCGCCCGTGACAGCAGTCTGGTTATCGATAAGGTACAACTTGGCTCTCACCTGAAATCTGAGGGGGTGCAAATCCTTGATGCCCTGGGTAAACTGCGGGGCACCGATATTAGTACCATTAACCTGGGGAAGGAGGTGATCGCCCTGGGTAGGATTCCCCTGCTCAACTGGTATATTACCGCTTTTATACCGATTACGCCGGATATGTATCTCAACTCCACAATGACCTTGGTTTTTGCCGCCATGTTGGTGGTGGTTCTGCTCATATTTGTCATATTTAATTTCTTTATCGCGGGCGCCCTTAAGCCCCTCAACCATATCATGGAAGTGTTAAAACAAATTTCTGCTGATTGGGATCTAACCCGGCAGCTTACGATTAAACGCGGAGATGAATTCGGGGAATTGGCGGGATTCTTTAACATGACCTTTGGGAAAATAAAGGAGCTGCTCACGGTAATCAGGAATAAGTCCGACTCCTTAACCGATACGGGGACGGATCTGGCATCCAATATGGTGGAGACTGCGGCGGCGATCAACGAAATTACCGCGAATATTCAGAGTATGGAAGGCCGCGCGGTGAGCCAGTCCTCGGTGGTAAGCGAAACCAGGGGCGGGATGGAACGGATCATGACCAGTATTGGCGAGCTCAATACCCATATTCTGGCCCAGTCCGACAGCGTGTCCCAATCCTCCTCGGCTATTGAGGAGATGCTGGCGAATGTCCGCTCGGTGGCGCAAACCCTGGTTAAGAACACCGATAATGTGAACAACCTTGCGACGGCGGCGGATGTGGGCAGAAGCGATCTGCAGAAGGTGTCCGAGGATATTCAGGAAATTGCCCGGGAATCCGCGGGGCTCCTGGAGATTAATGCGGTGATGGAGAACATTGCCAGTCAGACCAACCTGCTGTCCATGAATGCCGCCATCGAAGCGGCCCACGCGGGGGAAGCGGGCAAGGGCTTCGCGGTGGTTGCCGATGAGATACGGAAACTGGCGGAGTCATCCGCAGAGCAGTCAAAGACTATCAGTGCGGTGCTTAAAAAAATTAAGACTTCCATTGACTCGATTACCCAATCCACCGATGTGGTCATCAAACGCTTTGAGGTGATTGAAGAGGAAGTACAGACCGTATCTAATCAGGAGGCGGGCATACGGGCAGCCATGGAAGAACAGGAGACCGGCAGCCGGCATATTTTGGAAGCCGTAACCCGCCTGAATGAGCTTACCGCCATGGTAAAACAGGGTTCCGAAGAAATGACCGCCGAAGGTCAGGGAGTGATGCGGCAGAGCAAGGATCTGGAAGGGATCGCTGCGGAGATGGCCAACGGTATGGAAGAAATGGCCAAAGGGGCGGATCAGATCAACGTTGCTGTTGTCCGGGTTAACGAGATAAGCGGGGTGAATAAAACCAACATCGATGCCCTGGGCGGGGAAGTGTCCAAGTTTAAGGTGTCCTAGCTCCGGCCCCACACTTTTACTGCGTTAAGGTACTCAATCACCCGAAGCCCGTCGGCAGCGCCGGACCGGGGCTGCCGGGTAGGATCGCGGTAACAGGCAACGGCGTCTTCAATCATA
The Treponema primitia ZAS-1 genome window above contains:
- a CDS encoding methyl-accepting chemotaxis protein, giving the protein MKEKTNFRKITIKRRFLIFSIGLFLLIAVGGTGAFYLAMRQSIRSNVNQELTRLLETKRLGLEASIDNELAIALKLTDSPLITRFFLDPYDPVLEALAFEELAGYRRAFESGNIFWINDTDKKYYLGGDTAEYVLNPDDPYAAWYMPTLNMPTDYEFFVDYEKALQKSVLWVNATVRSQGKPIGIAGTGIEIGDFINSIYADLAPGVNLYLFNDGLEITGARDSSLVIDKVQLGSHLKSEGVQILDALGKLRGTDISTINLGKEVIALGRIPLLNWYITAFIPITPDMYLNSTMTLVFAAMLVVVLLIFVIFNFFIAGALKPLNHIMEVLKQISADWDLTRQLTIKRGDEFGELAGFFNMTFGKIKELLTVIRNKSDSLTDTGTDLASNMVETAAAINEITANIQSMEGRAVSQSSVVSETRGGMERIMTSIGELNTHILAQSDSVSQSSSAIEEMLANVRSVAQTLVKNTDNVNNLATAADVGRSDLQKVSEDIQEIARESAGLLEINAVMENIASQTNLLSMNAAIEAAHAGEAGKGFAVVADEIRKLAESSAEQSKTISAVLKKIKTSIDSITQSTDVVIKRFEVIEEEVQTVSNQEAGIRAAMEEQETGSRHILEAVTRLNELTAMVKQGSEEMTAEGQGVMRQSKDLEGIAAEMANGMEEMAKGADQINVAVVRVNEISGVNKTNIDALGGEVSKFKVS
- a CDS encoding carbohydrate ABC transporter permease, producing MKKQKVELLESVFYPLPALLFVGVMIYIPFVLSGYYSFTEWNGIARAPKFIGLANFKAIFTGGADFLRTLLFTFKYTVLFMLFTNIAALALAIALVKKFRLANTLRGLFFIPYIMSMTIVGFIWRFIFSSGFDTLLANTNLGIFRWSWLGTPNLAFVSVTIVGVWQSLGFYIVLYIAGLEAIPQDIIEASVVDGASGFLRLRSVILPLLAPSISTCMFMSLTNSLKVFDIILALTRGGPAGSTYSVTLGIYRDAFQNNRYGLGSAESLVFFIIVLILTQVVMRVFKSEN
- a CDS encoding carbohydrate ABC transporter permease gives rise to the protein MTLKQKQKASTAVLAAVVTVIAIMYIYPVFLMLINSLKPFGEVVSSAISLPKVWAPENYAFVITKMSYIKLFFNTVFITVVGIVGIVFFSSLAAYVLQRRKNKFTAFAYLFIIIPMLIPFQTIMITLLKTMTTLGLAGNKLGLGIQYWGFGIPMAAFIYFNFMSTIPRELDESSYMDGAGTFRTYASIIFPLLQSVTATVIVLDVMWIWNDFLLPLLMVNRSNETKTLVLAAYTFVGQFNTQWHYAMTAMVLTVLPSIIFFIAFQRNIIAGVVAGAVKG
- a CDS encoding aldo/keto reductase, coding for MKYITLGNTNLNVSRLCIGTAQLGAQLAEADGKLQLDLFFERGGNFIDTAHVYSDWVPGEKSRSERIIGAWMKEKKNREALILSTKGAHPEFCGAGLGDPRLGNREIENDLNGSLEKLQTEYIDLYFLHRDDTKRPVEEIIDFLDLQIKKGKIRFYGCSNWTLSRIKEAAAYAAKKGSSGFVCNQLMWSLADIQWDKIPDKTTVCMDAGAYAYHKETGLGAMAFTSFANGYFTRLEKNAGLLSGTAAVYDCPENRRIYETLIGVSRSTGMTITDLSYAYFDMQPFPAVPIASFRNDGQLLDALHYFESPRQCPAEPLQKIEQMKRYCIKY
- a CDS encoding ABC transporter substrate-binding protein; the encoded protein is MKKCLLVLALGIALTGAVFAGGGKEGASGTELYVFISQPEYADSIRALITEYKKVVPDVTINYETTQADYPALLKTKLNSGDLPDIFTSTAGAEIDLYTEYSLNLADQPIAKAMIPAVADGFKSMDTGAGPYGFAIKGNFFGILYNKDIFAKAGIAEFPQTLDALEAACEKIAALGIKPFTSGFGEWWVWKHAAMNFFGTATNDPIALTKKFENGQAKVSDYPRLYNDFFRFVDLVKKYGDDKLLETTLDREVAAFGNGQAAMTVGQGAWIEEDVLKINPNLKIGFDGYPISNNPADCKVVTGADQAMRVSNKSKHQKELLDFVNWWYTSDYGKGWFANVAKVVPPISAGVVPNLEVPKQGAAHVAQEGSAPLSIIYSTDAFHQVFGELMQAYVGGSATKDQTCAAIERQWISIH
- a CDS encoding alpha-galactosidase, with amino-acid sequence MSISFDYAANQFHLTNGSFSYIIKILENGSIGQVYTGAALGAGRAYPLLDPIPFAGFSNRDDRAAVRFEYPAYGNGDFRRPAFAVRFADGSSVVEPRYEAHRIYAGKAETPGLPATYTEKDDEAETLELDLRDAASGLRIILFYTIFAQYNCLARHVRFINEGSGKIVLTHAMSLSLDLPDSRWNLITLTGSWAREFETGDAPLRTGFQGIQSSRGVSGAQTNPALILRRPAATEREGEVLGVSLLYSGNFTADVEVDQWGIARLRIGINPHTFSWELAGGAMFDTPEAVLAWSGTGLGNCSRQYHELYRNRLARGAWRDAERPVLLNNWEGTYFNFTEEKILEMAAAARDLGAELFVLDDGWFGKRDDDHSSLGDWVPHAGKLPGGVTGLAEKVCALGIKFGLWIEPEMVSPDSDLFRAHPDWAVHVPARPRTESRYQYALDMGRPEIIEYLFNVLSGVIKSAPVSYVKWDMNRYITEPYSITLPPERQGEFFHRYVLGLYDLYARLTRAFPEILFESCASGGSRFDPGLLGFAPQAWLSDDTDAVERLAIQEGASLIYPLSSMGAHVSAIPNHQTGRLTPLSFRAMVSFFGCLGYELDPAAFSGEEREAVKRQIAFYKAHRRTFQYGRFFRLLSPLSGRYASWMVVSEDKEEAIVGFYRILANPNQRPFRLKLAGLEGDADYRVTVWEEGGFSEDDRNRNCGERGGDELMQAGLFLESAHNNRPKKGDYFAELFLVEKTG